From the genome of Hymenobacter sp. PAMC 26628, one region includes:
- a CDS encoding acyl transferase translates to MSFRAEFLRQLPAVSAATFEAAALALFRHQAAHCPPYAAYLRQLGRAPAAVGALADIPFLPIEFFKTHDVRTEPAAWGPQEEFLSSGTTRQQRSRHLLRDPQLYRDNAARIFEQFYGPLPGWTFLALLPSYLEQGQSSLVAMVDDFARRSGQVQPAFFLHDHGALRRALAEAQRAPSRRVLLIGVSYALLDLAAEAGPAPELQGLTVLETGGMKGRRRELIREELHQELQRAFGPAGIHSEYGMTELLSQAYSLGDGRFHAPSPLRVLLRDPADPFDVAERRPDGAINVIDLANIDSCAFIETKDLAVQHSDGSFEVLGRMDNSDVRGCNQLVA, encoded by the coding sequence ATGAGTTTCCGCGCCGAGTTCCTGCGCCAGCTGCCCGCTGTGTCGGCCGCCACCTTCGAGGCGGCGGCCCTGGCTTTGTTTCGCCACCAGGCCGCCCACTGCCCGCCCTACGCCGCCTACCTGCGCCAGTTGGGCCGGGCTCCCGCCGCCGTGGGGGCCCTGGCCGACATCCCGTTTCTGCCCATCGAGTTCTTCAAAACCCACGACGTGCGCACCGAGCCCGCCGCCTGGGGCCCCCAGGAAGAATTCCTGAGCAGCGGCACCACCCGGCAACAGCGCAGCCGCCACTTGCTGCGCGACCCGCAGCTGTACCGCGACAACGCCGCCCGCATCTTCGAGCAGTTCTACGGGCCCCTCCCGGGCTGGACGTTCCTGGCCCTGCTGCCCTCGTACCTGGAGCAGGGGCAGTCGTCGCTGGTGGCGATGGTGGACGACTTCGCCCGGCGCTCGGGGCAGGTGCAGCCCGCATTTTTCCTGCACGACCACGGGGCCCTGCGCCGGGCCCTGGCCGAGGCCCAGCGGGCCCCCAGCCGCCGCGTGCTGCTCATCGGCGTGAGCTACGCCCTGCTGGACCTGGCCGCCGAAGCGGGCCCCGCGCCCGAGCTGCAGGGCCTGACGGTGCTCGAAACCGGCGGCATGAAGGGCCGCCGCCGCGAGCTGATTCGCGAGGAGCTGCACCAGGAGTTGCAGCGCGCCTTCGGGCCCGCCGGCATCCACTCCGAGTACGGCATGACGGAGCTGCTCAGCCAGGCCTACTCGCTCGGCGACGGCCGCTTCCACGCGCCGTCGCCGCTACGCGTGCTGCTGCGCGACCCCGCCGACCCGTTCGACGTGGCCGAGCGCCGGCCCGACGGTGCCATCAATGTTATTGACCTGGCCAACATTGACTCGTGTGCCTTCATCGAAACCAAAGATTTAGCCGTGCAGCACTCCGATGGCTCGTTTGAGGTGCTGGGCCGCATGGACAATTCCGATGTGCGCGGCTGCAACCAGCTGGTGGCGTGA
- the lepA gene encoding translation elongation factor 4, whose translation MKNIRNFCIIAHIDHGKSTLADRLLEFTSTVAKRDMQAQLLDNMDLERERGITIKSHAIQMQFPYKGEIYTLNLIDTPGHVDFSYEVSRSIAACEGALLIVDASQGIEAQTISNLYLAIGADLEIIPVLNKIDLPHAMPEEVTDEIVDLIGCKPEDIIHASGKAGIGIEAILNAIVERVPAPKGDPGAPLQALIFDSVFNSYRGIEVLFRIKNGVMKKGDKLRFMATGKEYGADEIGILGLNQEPRQEMSAGNVGYLISGIKEAREVKVGDTITHVHNPTAEAIQGFADVKPMVFAGIYPVDTTEYEELRSSMEKLQLNDASLVWEPETSVALGFGFRCGFLGMLHMEIVQERLEREFNMTVITTVPSVQFHATGTKDQLLTINAPSEMPEPNLIKTIEEPYIKAQIITASEYVGPIITLCMEKRGIIKGQSYLTSERVEMSFELPLSEIVFDFFDKLKSISRGYASLDYELIGFRESDMVKLDVMLNGEKVDALSAIVHRSKSYEWGRRLCEKLRELLPRQMFDIAIQASIGQKIIARETIKALRKNVIAKCYGGDISRKRKLLEKQKEGKKRMRTVGSVEIPQEAFLAVLKID comes from the coding sequence TTGAAGAATATCCGTAATTTCTGCATCATCGCCCACATCGACCACGGCAAAAGCACGCTGGCCGACCGGCTCCTGGAGTTCACGAGCACCGTGGCCAAGCGCGACATGCAGGCCCAGCTGCTCGACAACATGGACCTGGAGCGCGAGCGGGGCATTACCATCAAAAGCCACGCCATCCAGATGCAGTTTCCCTACAAAGGGGAGATTTACACGCTGAACCTGATCGACACGCCCGGCCACGTCGATTTTAGCTACGAAGTGAGCCGCAGCATCGCCGCCTGCGAAGGGGCCTTGCTGATTGTGGATGCCTCGCAAGGCATTGAGGCCCAGACAATTTCCAACCTGTACCTCGCCATTGGGGCTGACTTGGAAATCATCCCGGTGCTCAACAAGATTGACTTGCCGCACGCCATGCCGGAGGAAGTAACCGACGAGATTGTGGACCTGATTGGCTGCAAACCGGAGGACATTATCCACGCTTCGGGCAAGGCTGGCATTGGCATTGAGGCCATCCTGAACGCCATTGTGGAACGTGTACCAGCTCCAAAAGGTGACCCCGGGGCCCCCTTGCAGGCCCTGATTTTTGACTCGGTGTTCAACTCGTACCGCGGCATCGAGGTCCTGTTCCGCATCAAGAATGGCGTGATGAAGAAGGGCGACAAGCTGCGCTTCATGGCCACGGGCAAGGAGTACGGGGCCGACGAAATCGGCATCCTGGGCCTGAACCAGGAGCCGCGCCAGGAGATGAGCGCCGGCAACGTGGGCTACCTCATCTCGGGCATCAAAGAAGCCCGTGAGGTGAAGGTGGGCGACACCATTACCCACGTGCATAACCCCACGGCCGAGGCCATCCAGGGCTTTGCCGACGTGAAGCCGATGGTGTTCGCCGGCATCTACCCGGTGGATACGACCGAGTACGAGGAGCTGCGTTCGAGCATGGAAAAGCTCCAGCTCAACGATGCTTCGCTGGTCTGGGAGCCCGAAACGTCGGTGGCGCTGGGCTTCGGCTTCCGCTGCGGTTTCCTGGGCATGCTGCACATGGAAATCGTACAGGAGCGCCTGGAGCGCGAATTCAACATGACGGTCATCACCACCGTGCCGAGCGTGCAGTTCCACGCCACCGGCACCAAAGACCAGCTGCTGACCATCAACGCGCCCTCCGAAATGCCGGAGCCGAACCTGATAAAAACCATCGAGGAGCCCTACATCAAAGCGCAGATCATCACCGCTTCGGAGTACGTGGGCCCCATCATTACGCTGTGTATGGAGAAGCGCGGCATCATCAAGGGCCAGTCGTACCTGACGAGCGAGCGGGTAGAAATGAGCTTCGAGCTGCCACTCTCGGAAATCGTGTTTGACTTCTTCGACAAGCTCAAGTCCATCAGCCGCGGCTACGCTTCGCTTGATTACGAGCTGATTGGCTTCCGCGAATCCGATATGGTGAAGCTCGACGTGATGCTGAACGGCGAGAAGGTGGACGCCCTCTCGGCCATTGTGCACCGCTCGAAGAGCTACGAGTGGGGCCGCCGCCTCTGCGAAAAGCTGCGCGAGCTGCTGCCCCGCCAGATGTTCGACATCGCCATCCAGGCCAGCATCGGCCAGAAAATCATCGCCCGCGAAACCATCAAGGCCCTGCGCAAAAACGTGATTGCCAAGTGCTACGGCGGCGACATCAGCCGTAAGCGCAAGCTGCTCGAAAAGCAGAAGGAGGGTAAGAAGCGGATGCGCACCGTGGGCTCGGTTGAGATTCCGCAGGAGGCGTTTTTGGCGGTGCTGAAGATTGACTGA
- a CDS encoding bifunctional 5,10-methylenetetrahydrofolate dehydrogenase/5,10-methenyltetrahydrofolate cyclohydrolase, translating into MQVATPHLIDGKQTAEDIKVEIAAAVAKLTATGQRPPHLAAILVGHDGGSETYVRNKVLACERVGYDSTLLRFEDDITEADLLAQVGALNDDPAIDGFIVQLPLPKHIDAEKVIEAIRPEKDVDGFHPMNLGRMVAGLPALLPATPSGIVELMARQGIKTSGQHCVVIGRSNIVGTPVSILLAKNLETANCTVTLCHSRTKNLPEIVRTADIIVAAIGRPEFVTADMVKPGAVVIDVGTTRVTDANKKSGFTLKGDVNFAEVAPLASRITPVPGGVGPMTIAMLLLNTLRAATGAVYPRPGEVKS; encoded by the coding sequence ATGCAAGTTGCTACCCCCCACCTCATCGACGGCAAGCAAACCGCCGAGGACATCAAAGTTGAAATTGCTGCCGCCGTGGCCAAGCTGACGGCCACCGGCCAGCGCCCGCCGCACCTGGCCGCCATCCTCGTGGGCCACGATGGCGGCTCCGAAACCTACGTGCGCAACAAGGTGCTGGCCTGCGAGCGGGTGGGCTACGACAGCACCCTGCTGCGCTTTGAAGACGACATCACCGAGGCCGATCTGTTGGCCCAGGTGGGGGCCCTGAATGACGACCCGGCCATCGACGGCTTCATTGTGCAGCTGCCGCTGCCCAAGCACATCGATGCCGAGAAGGTGATCGAAGCCATCCGGCCTGAGAAGGACGTGGACGGCTTCCACCCCATGAACCTGGGCCGCATGGTGGCCGGACTGCCCGCGCTGCTGCCTGCCACGCCCTCCGGTATCGTGGAGTTGATGGCCCGCCAGGGCATCAAAACGAGTGGCCAGCACTGCGTGGTTATTGGCCGTAGTAACATCGTGGGTACGCCAGTCAGCATCTTGTTAGCCAAAAACTTGGAGACGGCTAACTGCACTGTTACTTTATGCCATTCGCGCACCAAAAACCTGCCTGAAATTGTGCGGACGGCCGACATTATCGTGGCCGCCATCGGCCGGCCCGAGTTCGTGACGGCCGACATGGTGAAGCCCGGCGCGGTGGTGATTGACGTGGGCACGACCCGCGTGACGGACGCCAACAAGAAGAGCGGCTTCACCCTGAAGGGCGACGTGAACTTTGCCGAAGTGGCCCCGCTGGCTTCGCGCATCACGCCCGTGCCCGGCGGCGTGGGCCCCATGACCATCGCCATGCTGCTGCTGAACACGTTGCGCGCCGCCACGGGCGCCGTATACCCGCGCCCTGGGGAAGTTAAAAGTTGA
- a CDS encoding 7-carboxy-7-deazaguanine synthase QueE has product MLELPVLAGTAPGPVATALPVMEQFYTIQGEGFNTGRAAYFIRLGGCDVGCVWCDVKESWDADAHPRQAVAALVAAAAAYPGRNVVITGGEPLMHDCGPLTRALQAAGFQTWIETSGAHPLSGRWDWICVSPKKFKAPRPDVLAHADELKIIVFNDSDFAWAEEHAALVPATTRLYLQPEWSRAARMTPALIDYVKAHPRWQVSLQTHKYLDIP; this is encoded by the coding sequence ATGTTGGAGTTGCCGGTGCTAGCCGGTACGGCCCCGGGGCCGGTGGCTACGGCGCTGCCGGTGATGGAGCAGTTTTATACCATTCAGGGCGAAGGCTTTAACACCGGCCGGGCGGCCTACTTCATCCGCCTCGGCGGGTGCGACGTGGGCTGCGTGTGGTGCGACGTGAAGGAATCGTGGGACGCCGACGCGCACCCGCGCCAGGCCGTGGCCGCGCTGGTGGCCGCCGCCGCCGCGTACCCCGGCCGGAACGTGGTCATCACCGGCGGCGAGCCGCTGATGCACGACTGCGGGCCCCTCACGCGGGCCCTGCAAGCGGCCGGCTTCCAAACCTGGATTGAAACCTCCGGGGCCCACCCGCTCAGCGGCCGCTGGGACTGGATCTGCGTGTCGCCCAAGAAGTTCAAGGCTCCTCGGCCCGACGTGCTGGCCCACGCCGACGAGCTGAAAATCATCGTTTTCAACGACAGCGACTTTGCTTGGGCCGAGGAGCACGCCGCGCTGGTGCCCGCCACCACGCGCCTTTACCTCCAGCCCGAATGGAGCCGCGCCGCTCGCATGACGCCCGCCCTCATCGATTACGTGAAGGCCCACCCGCGCTGGCAAGTATCGCTGCAAACGCATAAATACCTCGACATTCCGTAG
- a CDS encoding OmpA family protein, producing the protein MALGGALSAQAQGIAPPVIANTKARGLYEKAQAQAKDREFGKALETLGTLTQKFPSLGEGWLMKGSLLKAQGDTRGALAAYREGLAKVPPDAARATQYLLLGDLALQYGDYATAGVAYRQLLKVGPKVARHRAVAERGLRTCEFAEAALKHPVGPAPAPLGPPLNAFKFQYFPTLTADSRFLLFTGRPMLSSGEDLFVSRRAADGTFSAPAGIAPTINSSYNEGAGTISGDGKTLVFASCDRPKSVGNCDLYISRRTGNTWSPPQNLGVAVNSPEWDSQPSLSADGRTLYFTSTRRGGQGQEDLYVTTLQPDGAWAPAKNLGTPVNTPGKDMAPFIHASGTTLYYVTDGLVGMGGLDVFRSEAAAGGAWGPPANLGYPLNTFEDEASLFVSSDNQRGFYSRTQMGDEKPAAPGGLPPERGVQLFGFDVPAEVKARETSTYAQGRVFDATTKKPMRADVKIYDVDTDALTQFVTSDPETGEYTAVLNEGHRYAMYAAADKYLLKSLSFDYAGKQQFDPFTLDIYLDPVRAGRSVVLNNLFFDTNQYELEPRSRTELNRLIEFMRQYQDVQIEVSGHTDNVGTDAANLQLSERRAQAVVAYLTAHGVQAARLRAKGYGAARALGPNDTDASRRLNRRIELRIL; encoded by the coding sequence GTGGCCCTGGGCGGGGCCCTATCGGCACAGGCTCAGGGAATTGCGCCCCCGGTTATTGCCAATACCAAGGCTCGCGGCCTCTACGAGAAGGCTCAGGCCCAGGCCAAAGACCGCGAGTTTGGCAAGGCGCTGGAGACGCTGGGTACCCTCACCCAAAAGTTTCCGTCGCTCGGCGAAGGCTGGCTTATGAAAGGCTCGCTACTGAAGGCCCAGGGCGACACCCGCGGGGCCCTGGCCGCCTACCGCGAGGGCCTGGCCAAGGTGCCGCCCGACGCCGCCCGCGCCACCCAGTACCTGTTGCTCGGCGACCTGGCCTTGCAGTACGGTGACTACGCCACTGCCGGCGTGGCATACCGCCAGCTGCTGAAAGTGGGCCCCAAAGTGGCCCGCCACCGCGCCGTGGCCGAGCGCGGCCTGCGCACCTGCGAGTTTGCCGAGGCGGCCTTGAAGCACCCCGTAGGACCCGCGCCCGCGCCGCTGGGGCCCCCGCTGAACGCCTTCAAGTTCCAATACTTTCCCACGCTGACGGCCGACAGCCGCTTCCTGCTCTTCACGGGGCGGCCGATGTTGAGCAGCGGCGAAGACCTGTTTGTGAGCCGCCGGGCGGCCGATGGCACGTTCAGCGCGCCCGCTGGCATTGCCCCGACCATCAATTCGAGCTACAACGAGGGCGCGGGCACGATTTCGGGCGACGGCAAAACGCTAGTGTTTGCCTCCTGTGACCGGCCCAAGAGCGTGGGTAACTGCGATTTATATATTTCGCGGCGCACTGGTAATACCTGGAGCCCACCCCAAAACCTGGGCGTGGCCGTGAACTCGCCGGAGTGGGACTCGCAGCCGTCACTCTCGGCCGACGGGCGTACGCTGTACTTCACCTCGACCCGCCGTGGCGGCCAGGGCCAGGAAGACTTGTACGTAACCACCTTGCAACCCGATGGCGCTTGGGCCCCTGCCAAAAACCTGGGAACCCCGGTGAACACGCCTGGCAAGGATATGGCCCCGTTCATCCACGCCAGCGGCACCACGCTCTACTACGTCACCGACGGGCTGGTGGGCATGGGCGGGCTCGACGTATTCCGCAGCGAAGCCGCCGCTGGCGGCGCCTGGGGCCCCCCGGCCAACCTAGGCTACCCGCTGAATACGTTCGAAGACGAGGCCTCGCTGTTTGTATCGTCTGACAACCAGCGCGGCTTCTACTCGCGCACGCAGATGGGCGACGAAAAGCCCGCTGCCCCCGGGGGGCTGCCACCCGAGCGGGGCGTGCAGCTCTTCGGCTTCGACGTGCCCGCCGAGGTCAAGGCCCGCGAAACCAGCACCTACGCCCAGGGCCGGGTGTTCGACGCTACTACTAAGAAGCCCATGCGGGCCGATGTAAAAATCTACGACGTGGACACCGACGCCTTGACGCAGTTCGTGACCTCCGACCCCGAAACCGGGGAGTACACCGCCGTACTTAACGAGGGCCACCGCTACGCCATGTACGCCGCCGCCGATAAGTACCTGCTCAAAAGCCTGAGCTTCGACTACGCCGGCAAGCAGCAGTTCGACCCGTTCACGCTCGATATCTACCTCGACCCCGTGCGCGCCGGCCGCAGCGTGGTGCTGAACAACCTGTTCTTCGACACCAACCAGTACGAGCTGGAGCCCCGCTCGCGCACCGAGCTCAACCGCCTCATCGAGTTCATGCGCCAGTACCAGGACGTGCAAATCGAGGTTTCGGGCCACACCGACAACGTGGGCACCGACGCGGCTAACCTCCAGCTTTCCGAGCGCCGGGCGCAAGCCGTGGTGGCCTACCTCACGGCCCACGGCGTGCAAGCCGCCCGCTTGCGGGCCAAGGGCTACGGCGCCGCCCGCGCCCTGGGCCCTAACGATACCGACGCCAGCCGCCGCCTGAACCGCCGCATCGAGCTGCGCATCCTCTAA
- a CDS encoding DUF4177 domain-containing protein: MKKFEYRLLDINSGFFSAIDYQELTERLNVLGAQGWEVVAVVETEFTRNQARGLLVTLKREIA, encoded by the coding sequence ATGAAAAAATTTGAATACCGCCTGCTGGACATCAACAGCGGCTTCTTCAGCGCCATTGATTACCAAGAACTGACGGAACGGCTGAACGTGCTCGGGGCGCAGGGCTGGGAAGTGGTGGCGGTGGTCGAAACGGAGTTTACCCGCAACCAGGCCCGGGGCCTGCTCGTCACCCTCAAGCGTGAAATAGCTTGA
- a CDS encoding citrate synthase → MAESAELILDGKSISLPVIEGTEHEKAFDIGKLRDQTGYVTLDSGYKNTGATKSAITFLDGEEGILRYRGYPIEQLAEKSSFIEVAYLLIYGALPTAPQLADFSNRITKHTLVHEDMRKIFDGFPSSTHPMAILSSLTCALTGFYPESISPNQTPEEVDLNVVRLLAKISTIAAWTYKNSVGHPLNYPRNDLDYTSNFLYMMFSFPTEKYEINPVVVSALNKLLILHADHEQNCSTSTVRLVGSANASLYGSVSAGINALWGPLHGGANQEVIEMLEAIEKDGGDTSKFINKAKDKNDSFRLMGFGHRVYKNFDPRAKIIKKAADEVLQALGMQDSPLLKIAQELEQAALTDQYFVERKLYPNVDFYSGIIYKALGIPTEMFTVMFAVGRLPGWIAQWKEMRENKEPIGRPRQIYVGELERDYTAIGERA, encoded by the coding sequence ATGGCAGAATCTGCTGAACTCATCCTCGACGGTAAATCCATCAGCCTCCCCGTCATCGAGGGCACCGAGCACGAAAAAGCTTTTGACATAGGCAAGCTGCGCGACCAGACCGGCTACGTCACCCTCGACTCGGGCTATAAAAACACCGGGGCTACCAAAAGCGCCATCACCTTCCTCGACGGCGAGGAAGGCATCCTGCGCTACCGCGGCTATCCGATTGAGCAGTTGGCCGAGAAATCGTCGTTCATCGAAGTGGCGTACCTGCTGATTTACGGGGCCCTGCCCACGGCCCCCCAGCTGGCCGACTTCAGCAACCGCATCACCAAGCACACGCTGGTGCACGAGGACATGCGGAAGATTTTCGACGGCTTCCCGAGCAGCACGCACCCGATGGCCATCCTGAGCAGCCTCACCTGCGCCCTCACCGGCTTCTACCCCGAGAGTATCAGCCCCAACCAAACTCCAGAGGAAGTTGACCTGAATGTGGTTCGCTTACTGGCTAAAATCTCGACCATCGCCGCCTGGACCTACAAAAACTCGGTGGGCCACCCGCTTAACTACCCCCGCAACGACCTCGACTACACCTCCAACTTCCTGTACATGATGTTCAGCTTCCCCACGGAGAAGTACGAAATCAACCCGGTGGTGGTGAGTGCGTTGAACAAGCTGCTCATCCTGCACGCCGACCACGAGCAGAACTGTTCGACCAGCACCGTGCGCCTCGTGGGCTCGGCCAACGCCAGCCTCTACGGCTCGGTGTCGGCGGGCATCAACGCGCTGTGGGGCCCCCTGCACGGCGGCGCCAACCAGGAAGTGATTGAGATGCTGGAAGCCATCGAGAAAGACGGCGGCGACACCAGCAAGTTCATCAACAAGGCCAAGGACAAGAACGACTCGTTCCGCCTGATGGGCTTCGGCCACCGGGTGTACAAAAACTTCGACCCGCGCGCCAAAATCATCAAAAAAGCCGCCGACGAGGTGCTGCAAGCCCTGGGCATGCAGGACAGCCCGCTGCTGAAAATCGCGCAGGAGCTGGAGCAAGCCGCCCTCACCGACCAGTACTTCGTGGAGCGCAAGCTGTACCCGAACGTGGACTTCTACTCGGGCATCATTTACAAGGCCCTGGGCATCCCCACCGAAATGTTCACGGTGATGTTTGCTGTGGGCCGCCTCCCCGGCTGGATTGCCCAGTGGAAGGAAATGCGCGAGAACAAAGAGCCCATTGGCCGCCCCCGCCAGATTTACGTGGGCGAGCTGGAGCGCGACTACACCGCCATCGGCGAGCGGGCCTAG
- the mnmE gene encoding tRNA uridine-5-carboxymethylaminomethyl(34) synthesis GTPase MnmE — MVLTLFSDTIVALSTPPGVGALAVVRLAGPDAVSLVAGIFSKKNLAAQPGHTLHYGTIRDPDGGALIDEVVVALYRAPRSFTREDAVEISTHGSDYVVRQLLALLLRRGARLAEAGEFTKRAFLNGALDLAQAEAVADLIAADSALSHQVALHQLRGGFSQELRALRGRLVTFASLLELELDFGEEDVEFADRTGLRALLAEVAERVAALLRSFELGNVIKNGITVVIAGRPNAGKSTLLNALLREERAIVSAIPGTTRDFIEDEVSLDGLRFRFVDTAGLRDDPADEVEAIGVQRTRQRIGQAALLLYLFDLTELTPAQVRAEIRALTDAHPALPVLAVGNKLDLGTAEQLADFDGFAVGGTAAVRLAAARGQGLEALQAALLARVRSAGLAGHAGATIVTNVRHARALAVAAEHLAAVRVGLDAGQGTELLAADLRHALGALGEITGEISSDDLLTSIFTQFCIGK; from the coding sequence GTGGTTCTGACACTCTTTTCCGATACCATCGTGGCCTTGTCCACGCCGCCCGGCGTGGGGGCCCTGGCCGTGGTGCGCCTCGCGGGGCCCGACGCGGTGAGCCTGGTGGCCGGCATATTTTCCAAGAAAAACCTAGCCGCTCAGCCCGGCCACACCCTGCACTACGGCACCATCCGCGACCCCGACGGCGGGGCCCTAATCGACGAAGTAGTCGTGGCCCTGTACCGGGCCCCGCGCTCGTTCACGCGCGAAGACGCGGTGGAAATTAGCACCCACGGCTCCGACTACGTGGTGCGCCAGCTGCTGGCGCTGCTGCTGCGCCGCGGGGCGCGCCTGGCCGAGGCCGGCGAGTTCACCAAGCGTGCCTTTCTCAACGGGGCCCTGGACCTGGCCCAGGCCGAGGCCGTGGCCGACCTTATCGCCGCCGACTCGGCCCTGAGCCACCAGGTAGCCCTCCACCAGCTGCGGGGCGGCTTCTCGCAGGAGCTGCGCGCGCTGCGCGGCCGGCTTGTCACGTTCGCCTCGCTGCTGGAGCTGGAGCTGGACTTTGGCGAGGAAGACGTGGAATTTGCCGACCGCACCGGCCTCAGGGCCCTGCTGGCCGAGGTGGCCGAGCGGGTGGCGGCGCTGCTGCGCTCGTTCGAGCTGGGCAACGTGATTAAGAACGGCATCACGGTCGTCATCGCCGGGCGGCCCAACGCGGGAAAGTCCACGCTGCTCAACGCGTTGCTGCGCGAGGAGCGGGCCATCGTGTCGGCCATTCCGGGCACCACGCGCGACTTTATCGAGGACGAGGTGAGCCTCGACGGCCTGCGCTTCCGCTTCGTGGACACGGCCGGCTTGCGCGACGATCCCGCCGACGAGGTAGAAGCCATCGGCGTGCAGCGCACCCGCCAGCGCATCGGCCAGGCCGCCCTGCTCCTCTACCTCTTCGACCTAACCGAGTTGACGCCTGCCCAGGTGCGGGCCGAAATTAGGGCCCTGACGGACGCGCACCCCGCCCTGCCCGTGCTGGCCGTGGGCAACAAGCTGGACTTGGGCACGGCCGAACAGCTGGCTGACTTTGACGGCTTTGCGGTTGGCGGCACCGCCGCCGTGCGGCTGGCTGCCGCCCGGGGCCAGGGCTTGGAGGCGCTGCAAGCCGCGTTGCTGGCCCGCGTGCGCAGTGCCGGCCTAGCGGGCCACGCCGGGGCCACCATCGTCACGAATGTGCGCCACGCCCGGGCCCTGGCCGTGGCGGCCGAGCACCTGGCCGCTGTGCGCGTGGGCCTCGACGCCGGCCAGGGCACCGAGTTGCTGGCCGCCGACCTGCGCCACGCCTTGGGGGCGTTGGGTGAAATCACGGGCGAGATTTCGTCGGACGATTTGCTGACCAGCATCTTCACCCAGTTCTGCATCGGCAAGTAA
- a CDS encoding metal-dependent transcriptional regulator codes for MTITEENYLKAICKLSEAEPETGVSTNRIAGALATRPASVTDMLRRLADKGLLDYEKYRGVQLTDAGRRLALLTIRRHRLWEVFLVQQLGFNWDEVHEVAEELEHVQSPLLMRRLDAFLGHPALDPHGDPIPAEDGAMRRPAHRLLADLEAGERGTLTAVKNTSGPFLQYLDKVGLQLGALVEVLDKVAFDHSLELRVNRERTALVSAEVSRNLFVTA; via the coding sequence ATGACCATCACCGAAGAGAACTACCTCAAGGCCATTTGCAAGCTTTCGGAAGCGGAGCCGGAGACGGGCGTGAGCACCAACCGCATTGCGGGGGCCCTGGCTACGCGCCCGGCTTCGGTGACGGACATGCTGCGCCGCCTGGCCGACAAGGGCTTGCTGGATTACGAGAAGTACCGCGGTGTGCAGCTCACCGACGCGGGCCGGCGGCTGGCATTGCTCACCATCCGGCGGCACCGGCTGTGGGAGGTATTTTTGGTGCAGCAGCTGGGCTTTAATTGGGACGAGGTGCACGAGGTGGCCGAGGAGCTGGAGCACGTGCAGTCGCCGCTGCTGATGCGGCGGCTCGACGCCTTTCTGGGCCACCCCGCCCTCGACCCCCATGGCGACCCCATTCCGGCCGAGGACGGGGCCATGCGCCGCCCCGCCCACCGCCTGCTGGCCGACCTGGAAGCCGGCGAACGTGGCACCCTCACGGCGGTCAAAAACACGTCGGGGCCCTTCCTGCAATACCTCGACAAGGTGGGCCTCCAGCTGGGGGCCCTGGTGGAAGTGCTCGACAAGGTGGCCTTCGACCACTCGCTGGAGCTGCGCGTGAACCGGGAGCGCACCGCCCTGGTGTCGGCCGAAGTGAGCCGCAATTTGTTCGTGACGGCGTAG